A region of Candidatus Neomarinimicrobiota bacterium DNA encodes the following proteins:
- a CDS encoding 50S ribosomal protein L10: MPNPKKVEIVEQITEKFKKSKGMYFVDFLGMNVEQVNSLRKEMRNANIDYRVLKNTLLRLAADKSGLNENVKKFFTGPTAVAFSYDDPTIPAKVLTDFIKKNKIEHLRIKGCLFENEIYYENEVENIAKLPTKDELLAKFIATIQTPLSNLVATLSSPFTQLIGVLNALKEKKE; the protein is encoded by the coding sequence ATGCCAAATCCAAAAAAAGTTGAAATAGTGGAGCAAATAACAGAGAAGTTTAAAAAATCTAAAGGGATGTATTTTGTTGATTTTTTAGGAATGAATGTTGAACAGGTGAATAGTTTGCGTAAAGAAATGAGAAACGCGAACATCGATTACCGAGTTTTGAAAAATACGCTTTTAAGACTAGCTGCTGATAAATCGGGTTTAAATGAGAATGTTAAGAAATTTTTTACTGGTCCGACAGCAGTAGCGTTTTCATATGATGATCCAACTATTCCTGCAAAAGTACTGACCGATTTTATTAAAAAGAATAAAATTGAACATTTAAGGATTAAAGGATGTCTGTTTGAAAATGAAATTTATTATGAAAATGAAGTTGAAAATATTGCTAAGTTACCAACTAAAGATGAATTATTGGCCAAATTTATAGCAACAATTCAGACACCACTTTCTAATTTAGTAGCAACTTTGAGTTCGCCATTCACACAGTTGATTGGTGTTTTAAACGCTTTGAAAGAAAAGAAAGAATGA
- the rplL gene encoding 50S ribosomal protein L7/L12 yields the protein MAEITRADVLEYLEKANMLEISELIKDIEEKFGVKAAAPVAVAAAPGAAPSEAKEEEKTEFDVVLKEVGPQKINVIKVVRAVTNLGLKEAKDLVDNAPGTVKEGISKEEAENIKKQLEEAGAKVELK from the coding sequence ATGGCAGAAATAACAAGAGCGGATGTATTAGAATATCTTGAAAAAGCAAATATGCTTGAAATTTCAGAACTGATTAAGGATATCGAGGAGAAATTTGGAGTAAAGGCAGCCGCTCCGGTAGCAGTAGCTGCCGCACCAGGGGCAGCGCCCTCTGAAGCTAAAGAAGAAGAAAAGACTGAGTTCGATGTAGTGCTGAAGGAAGTAGGTCCACAAAAAATAAATGTAATCAAAGTTGTAAGAGCAGTTACCAATTTGGGATTAAAAGAAGCAAAGGATCTTGTTGATAATGCTCCGGGTACGGTAAAGGAAGGTATCTCGAAAGAAGAAGCAGAAAATATTAAAAAGCAACTTGAAGAAGCCGGAGCAAAGGTAGAATTAAAATAA